The Vibrio kanaloae genome has a window encoding:
- a CDS encoding YhdP family protein, giving the protein MSSSVTLILRACLWLVVTILVTLAIAVTTLRVALPNLNKYQSEIELWVNQHSGFEFSIQDVSGFWRNTHPSIALQGVKASLPNVEDTTFSVERVEVEFDLIQSLVQMRPVVADLVMNQMYLDIRSVELFPDRNEDDKNPTKSNTSKRVIQELDNLLLKTLVDVTATNSTLVYRTISDEERQLDIETLKWQNSGKHHLAEGVVSIKEANLNSLSVSANFVDGGSLADVTGEFYVSADSISVNPWLTHYMQAESGIESGTVSLNSWVTLRNSQPVSAYVEVLPSELTWNEDGQHDLMVESGIFKLAPVDDGWQVNGHSLNLRTDFRPWPEFDVAFKWIKGSWQLNVSELDIATITPLIKLLPDSEQSTQMIHSLAPGGSVSDIRVSMGSEMESLRYSARFSDLAIEQWELLPGFSQVSGSVFGSLSEAKASLNVIDDVFPYGDVFQAPLNIKQGQVDIVWQQDENGWKLWSDKVTAATPDLQVLGAFRLDFPKDASPFLSFYGEADAYNVGETWRYLPTLALGQDLTDYLSTAIQAGKADTVKLLWHGELAQYPYTNHDGIFQVWVGLEDAKFSFDTSWPLITDLQLDLLFENAAMHLDSRSAQLMDVTADRITGRIPYLGEGGHIEIEAKATASGNAVRDYMTASPLVDSVGAALTALQVSGDVSSEFQLNIPFDSEKEPRAWGYADLNGNHVEIEAPPIVLENTTGRIEFDNDVVTAHGLAAELLEQGVSIDFKGLNDGPGYAVDIDVLGDWDVKPLEPYIGEKWLSRLSGHALWQSQIDIQLNDIGFSYQLDLQSDLKYLASDYPYPLAKKSLESGSARLQASGNQEAITARLQLPSTKYQAEIDIKGDIPELTATSLVLGRGGYKISPVVGHHALIRTDKFNADDWLSVLMNSSSQPSNAVLSQMDTPSIPAPSRVTFESKELILGGISWNDVDFSARKNKQAWQMEISSQELEGDINYLPPYDLTVSLDRLHLFFPEWSEKTNQETLLRRKEKEAPLVSELDKKVHDSMPNLTMTLNDFWLQGYKVGKVDVEMTRKEDRIEWNKIQVRSGGNKADVSGWWKLKGDTSHSSLTVDFEGENNSELMERFGITSGIQKAPFALEGKLDWDGSPWGIKIDTLSGNVETQFGKGIISDVSGAARLLGLFSLDSILRKMQLDFSDVFDKGMAFNSITGTGEIQNGIFLTNDLNMDAVAGEMKIKGIANLNTRQVDAEVNFTPDITSGIPVLTAFAVTPQTALYVLAVTTVISPVVEVFTQVNYSVKGPLESPTVSELSRSSGEFKLPEKLRKLAQ; this is encoded by the coding sequence GTGAGCTCAAGCGTTACTCTGATTCTACGTGCATGTTTGTGGTTAGTGGTTACTATCTTAGTAACGCTAGCCATTGCCGTTACTACACTACGTGTAGCTTTACCCAATTTAAATAAGTATCAATCTGAGATTGAGCTTTGGGTAAACCAACATTCCGGCTTTGAGTTTTCTATTCAAGATGTGAGTGGTTTTTGGCGTAACACTCACCCTTCCATTGCACTACAAGGTGTTAAAGCCAGCCTTCCTAACGTAGAAGATACGACTTTTTCTGTAGAGCGTGTTGAAGTTGAGTTCGACTTGATTCAATCACTTGTTCAAATGCGTCCTGTGGTTGCCGATCTTGTGATGAATCAAATGTATCTTGATATACGTTCAGTTGAGCTGTTTCCTGACCGGAATGAAGATGATAAGAATCCAACGAAATCAAACACTTCAAAACGGGTTATACAAGAGCTAGATAATTTACTGTTGAAAACGCTGGTGGACGTGACCGCTACAAATTCAACTCTCGTATACCGCACGATTTCTGACGAAGAGCGTCAACTCGATATCGAAACATTAAAGTGGCAAAACTCCGGTAAACATCACCTGGCAGAGGGCGTGGTGAGTATTAAAGAAGCCAACCTAAACTCTTTGTCAGTGAGTGCTAACTTTGTCGATGGTGGCTCGTTAGCCGATGTTACGGGTGAGTTCTATGTCAGCGCTGATAGTATCTCGGTGAATCCGTGGCTAACGCATTATATGCAAGCTGAATCCGGCATTGAAAGCGGAACAGTGAGCCTCAATAGTTGGGTAACTCTGCGAAACAGTCAGCCTGTGAGCGCTTATGTTGAGGTATTGCCTTCTGAATTGACGTGGAACGAAGATGGTCAGCATGACTTGATGGTTGAGTCGGGCATCTTTAAGTTGGCTCCAGTCGATGATGGATGGCAAGTGAATGGTCACTCACTCAATTTAAGAACGGATTTCAGACCTTGGCCTGAGTTTGACGTTGCGTTTAAGTGGATTAAAGGTTCATGGCAACTCAACGTGTCTGAACTTGATATTGCAACCATTACCCCGCTGATTAAGTTGTTGCCAGATTCCGAGCAATCTACTCAAATGATTCATTCGTTGGCTCCAGGAGGCTCTGTTTCAGATATTCGTGTCTCGATGGGATCAGAAATGGAAAGCTTACGTTATTCAGCTCGCTTTTCTGACCTTGCAATCGAGCAATGGGAATTATTGCCAGGTTTTAGTCAAGTTTCCGGTAGTGTCTTTGGGTCGTTATCAGAAGCGAAAGCCAGCCTGAATGTTATTGACGATGTATTTCCTTATGGTGACGTATTTCAAGCCCCTCTGAATATCAAACAGGGTCAGGTTGATATTGTTTGGCAACAAGATGAAAACGGCTGGAAGCTTTGGTCTGACAAAGTCACGGCAGCCACGCCAGATCTACAAGTACTAGGCGCATTCCGCTTAGACTTCCCAAAAGATGCGAGCCCGTTCTTATCCTTTTATGGAGAAGCAGACGCTTACAACGTCGGTGAAACCTGGCGTTACTTACCAACGTTGGCACTTGGCCAAGACTTAACCGACTACCTTTCCACTGCTATCCAAGCAGGTAAAGCCGACACCGTTAAATTACTTTGGCATGGTGAATTAGCTCAATATCCGTATACCAATCATGATGGAATTTTCCAAGTTTGGGTTGGTTTAGAGGACGCTAAATTTAGCTTTGACACAAGCTGGCCATTGATCACTGACCTTCAGCTTGATCTACTGTTTGAAAATGCTGCGATGCATCTGGATTCTCGTTCAGCTCAATTGATGGATGTCACTGCAGATCGTATTACGGGGCGAATTCCTTATTTAGGGGAAGGCGGCCATATCGAAATTGAAGCTAAGGCGACAGCGTCAGGTAATGCGGTACGTGATTACATGACGGCTTCGCCATTAGTCGACTCTGTAGGAGCTGCCTTAACCGCACTTCAGGTCAGTGGTGATGTTTCTTCTGAATTTCAGCTTAATATTCCGTTTGACTCTGAAAAAGAACCAAGGGCTTGGGGTTATGCCGACCTGAATGGGAATCATGTTGAGATTGAAGCCCCGCCGATAGTGCTTGAAAATACCACTGGACGTATTGAGTTTGATAATGATGTGGTAACGGCACATGGCCTGGCGGCGGAGCTACTTGAGCAAGGGGTCTCGATTGACTTCAAAGGATTGAATGATGGCCCTGGTTATGCAGTCGATATCGATGTGTTAGGGGATTGGGACGTTAAGCCTCTAGAACCTTATATTGGAGAAAAGTGGTTAAGTCGCCTATCCGGTCATGCGTTATGGCAAAGTCAGATTGATATACAGCTCAATGATATCGGTTTTAGTTATCAATTGGATTTGCAGTCCGACCTTAAGTATCTGGCGAGTGATTACCCATATCCATTAGCGAAGAAATCTTTAGAAAGTGGCTCTGCGCGGTTGCAGGCATCGGGTAACCAAGAAGCTATTACTGCACGTTTACAGCTCCCTAGCACCAAATATCAGGCTGAGATTGATATTAAAGGTGATATTCCTGAGCTAACAGCCACCAGTTTAGTGCTTGGTCGTGGCGGTTATAAAATTAGCCCTGTTGTAGGGCATCATGCGTTAATTCGTACTGACAAATTCAATGCCGATGATTGGTTATCGGTCTTGATGAACTCCAGTAGCCAACCCTCAAATGCAGTGCTTAGCCAGATGGACACACCAAGCATTCCGGCACCAAGCCGTGTGACTTTCGAGAGTAAAGAGTTGATCTTAGGTGGTATTTCTTGGAACGATGTCGACTTTAGCGCTCGAAAGAATAAGCAAGCGTGGCAAATGGAAATCTCTAGCCAAGAGTTAGAAGGTGATATTAATTATCTCCCTCCTTATGATTTAACGGTTTCACTTGACCGTCTGCACTTATTCTTCCCTGAGTGGAGCGAGAAAACAAACCAAGAGACTCTGCTTCGACGAAAAGAGAAAGAGGCTCCATTGGTCTCTGAATTAGATAAAAAGGTTCATGATTCGATGCCCAACTTGACGATGACACTTAACGACTTTTGGTTGCAAGGTTATAAGGTCGGCAAGGTGGACGTCGAAATGACCAGAAAAGAAGATCGCATTGAGTGGAACAAGATTCAGGTTCGAAGTGGCGGCAACAAAGCGGATGTAAGTGGTTGGTGGAAGCTGAAAGGCGACACAAGCCATTCATCCTTAACCGTTGATTTTGAAGGTGAAAACAATAGTGAGTTAATGGAGCGTTTTGGAATCACTTCCGGGATTCAAAAAGCACCTTTTGCGTTAGAGGGGAAGCTGGACTGGGATGGTTCACCTTGGGGGATCAAAATAGATACCCTTAGTGGTAATGTTGAAACTCAGTTTGGTAAAGGCATTATTTCTGATGTAAGTGGTGCCGCCCGCTTACTGGGTTTGTTTAGCTTAGATTCCATACTTCGTAAGATGCAACTCGATTTCTCAGACGTGTTTGATAAAGGCATGGCATTCAATAGCATCACAGGAACTGGCGAGATCCAAAATGGTATCTTCCTGACTAATGATCTGAATATGGATGCGGTCGCGGGTGAGATGAAGATCAAAGGCATCGCTAACCTCAATACTCGTCAGGTTGATGCTGAGGTGAACTTTACTCCCGATATTACCTCGGGTATTCCTGTGTTAACAGCCTTTGCGGTCACCCCACAAACCGCTTTGTACGTATTGGCGGTGACGACGGTTATTTCGCCTGTGGTTGAGGTATTTACTCAAGTTAACTACTCGGTTAAAGGGCCCTTGGAGTCGCCAACGGTGAGTGAGCTTTCCCGTAGTTCTGGTGAGTTCAAATTACCAGAGAAGCTGAGAAAGTTGGCGCAATAG
- the rng gene encoding ribonuclease G — MSAELLLNVTPSETRVAMIEGGTLQEIHVERDARRGIVGNIYKGRVSRVLPGMQAAFVDIGLEKAAFLHASDIVPHTECVAENEKKQFQVRDISELVRQGQDIVVQVVKDPLGTKGARLTTDITLPSRYLVFMPGASHVGVSQRIDSESERNRLKKVVSRYCDEHGGFIIRTAAEGADSNELAQDAAFLKRLWLKVLERRGKHKARTRLYGELCLSQRILRDFVGTELSKIQVDSRLEYENLKEFTSEYVPELTDKLELYEGDKPIFDMYDTENEIQRSLDRKVELKSGGYLIIDQTEAMTTVDINTGAFVGRRNLEETIFNTNVEATQAIARQLRLRNLGGIIIIDFIDMLSEEHRKRVLTSLEAALDKDRVKTNINGFTQLGLVEMTRKRTRESIEHILCSSCPACEGRGSVKTVETVCYEILREITRVNRAYDADKFVVYAAAAVAEALEGEESHALAELEVFIGKQVKIQAEPLYIQEQFDVVMM; from the coding sequence ATGAGTGCTGAATTGTTGCTGAACGTGACCCCGAGTGAAACTCGTGTGGCCATGATTGAAGGGGGAACTCTTCAGGAGATCCATGTCGAACGAGATGCTCGACGCGGCATCGTAGGAAATATCTATAAAGGACGTGTCAGTCGTGTTCTGCCAGGGATGCAGGCAGCTTTTGTGGATATAGGTCTTGAGAAAGCAGCTTTTTTACACGCCTCTGATATTGTTCCGCATACTGAATGTGTCGCTGAAAATGAAAAGAAACAGTTTCAAGTTCGTGATATATCAGAGCTTGTTCGCCAAGGGCAAGATATCGTGGTTCAAGTCGTCAAAGATCCCCTAGGTACCAAAGGGGCCCGGTTAACGACAGATATCACTCTACCATCTCGTTATCTGGTCTTTATGCCGGGTGCTAGCCATGTTGGTGTTTCTCAGCGTATCGATAGCGAGTCTGAACGTAATCGCCTTAAGAAAGTGGTCTCTCGTTACTGTGACGAACACGGTGGCTTCATCATCCGTACCGCAGCCGAAGGTGCTGATTCTAATGAGCTTGCACAAGATGCCGCATTCTTGAAGCGACTTTGGCTAAAAGTGTTAGAGCGTCGTGGTAAGCACAAAGCACGCACTCGTTTGTACGGTGAGCTTTGCTTAAGTCAACGTATCTTGCGTGACTTTGTAGGGACTGAGCTGAGCAAGATCCAAGTCGATTCTCGTTTAGAATATGAAAACCTAAAAGAATTCACTTCTGAGTATGTGCCAGAGCTGACCGACAAGCTAGAGTTGTATGAAGGCGATAAGCCGATCTTTGATATGTACGATACCGAGAACGAGATTCAGCGCTCTTTGGATCGGAAAGTCGAATTAAAGTCTGGTGGTTATCTGATCATTGACCAAACAGAAGCGATGACGACTGTCGATATTAACACTGGCGCATTTGTCGGCCGTCGTAACTTAGAAGAGACGATCTTCAATACTAACGTCGAAGCGACACAGGCGATTGCCCGTCAGCTGCGTCTGCGTAACTTAGGCGGCATTATCATTATCGACTTTATCGATATGCTGTCTGAAGAGCACCGTAAGCGAGTACTAACTTCTTTGGAGGCGGCGCTGGACAAAGATCGTGTGAAAACCAATATTAACGGCTTCACACAGCTTGGGTTAGTGGAGATGACGCGTAAACGAACTCGTGAAAGTATTGAGCATATTCTGTGTTCGAGTTGCCCTGCCTGTGAAGGTCGCGGCAGTGTGAAAACGGTTGAAACGGTTTGCTATGAAATTCTTCGAGAGATCACGCGAGTGAATCGTGCGTACGACGCCGATAAGTTTGTGGTCTACGCAGCGGCAGCTGTGGCTGAGGCGCTAGAAGGCGAAGAGTCTCATGCGCTTGCGGAGCTTGAAGTCTTTATTGGCAAGCAAGTTAAAATCCAGGCTGAGCCTCTGTACATACAAGAGCAGTTTGATGTGGTTATGATGTAA
- a CDS encoding Maf family protein: MEKKSLVLASGSPRRKELLSQLGYEFSVLVTDVEECKHAQETAEEYVKRLSLDKALAALSLLGVSDPEKQHVVLGSDTVVVSQGQVLEKPADFSDSKRMLTQLANHRHQVMTAVSVVSATQQNTKIVITDVWFKPLSEKEIEQYWETGEPCDKAGSYGIQGLGGRFVTRIEGSYYAVVGLPLFETDQLLQEFL, encoded by the coding sequence ATGGAAAAGAAGTCTTTAGTATTAGCATCTGGTTCCCCGCGCCGCAAAGAGCTGCTATCTCAACTTGGTTATGAGTTTTCTGTTCTTGTGACTGATGTGGAAGAGTGTAAACACGCTCAAGAAACCGCCGAAGAATATGTTAAGCGGCTATCATTGGATAAGGCTTTAGCTGCTTTGTCTTTGTTAGGTGTTAGTGATCCTGAAAAGCAGCATGTCGTTCTAGGTTCTGATACCGTAGTCGTCAGTCAAGGGCAGGTACTCGAGAAGCCTGCGGATTTTTCTGATTCTAAGCGAATGCTTACTCAATTAGCTAATCATCGCCACCAGGTGATGACGGCTGTCTCTGTTGTCTCGGCTACACAACAAAATACAAAAATCGTTATTACCGACGTATGGTTTAAACCCCTCAGTGAAAAAGAAATAGAACAATACTGGGAAACAGGGGAGCCATGCGATAAAGCCGGTAGCTATGGGATCCAAGGTTTGGGTGGACGCTTTGTTACCCGAATCGAAGGTAGTTATTACGCCGTTGTCGGCTTACCTTTATTTGAAACGGACCAGCTACTGCAAGAATTCTTATAA
- the mreD gene encoding rod shape-determining protein MreD, translating into MANSVLRSKIVIGCSFLIALILQTIPWPGSLDLFRPSWLLLVTCYWVLAMPHRVNVGSALILGLLWDLLIGSTLGIRGMMMAIVMYIIALNFLVIRNMALWQQAMIIAALTVLFEVLIFFGEYLIQDVVFNPLSLWSALINCILWPWMFLLMRRVRRHWHVR; encoded by the coding sequence ATGGCCAATAGTGTTTTAAGAAGTAAAATAGTAATTGGCTGCTCATTTTTGATAGCACTTATTCTGCAAACTATCCCTTGGCCTGGTAGCTTAGATCTTTTTAGGCCATCTTGGTTATTACTGGTTACCTGTTACTGGGTTTTGGCTATGCCTCATCGTGTTAACGTGGGTAGCGCTTTGATTCTTGGCTTATTGTGGGACCTCTTGATCGGTTCTACGCTAGGGATTAGAGGAATGATGATGGCAATTGTTATGTACATAATTGCGCTTAACTTCCTTGTCATTCGTAATATGGCATTGTGGCAGCAAGCCATGATCATTGCAGCGTTAACGGTGTTATTTGAAGTATTGATATTCTTTGGTGAATATTTGATTCAAGATGTCGTATTCAATCCATTGTCGTTATGGAGTGCACTGATAAACTGTATACTTTGGCCTTGGATGTTTTTATTAATGAGACGAGTTCGTCGTCATTGGCATGTAAGGTAG
- the mreC gene encoding rod shape-determining protein MreC, whose protein sequence is MKPIFGRGPSLQLRLFFAVTLSASLMLADSRLDAFSNVRYLLNSVVAPIQYAANLPRTMFDGVYDRFSTRKVLVESNHNIKREVLRLKSELILLDQYQEENKRLRKLLGSPFIRDEKKVVTEVMAVDTSPYRHQVVIDKGQIDGVYEGQPVINEKGIVGQVTFVAAHNSRVLLLIDANNAIPVQVIRNDIRVIASGNGMMDEIQLEHIPTSTDIQQEDLLVTSGLGGVYPEGYPVAHVSSVDYDPKREFAVIKAEPVVEFDKLRYLLLVWPDENKQMKAEQSSIEQVLLEGEDGQ, encoded by the coding sequence ATGAAGCCAATTTTTGGTAGAGGTCCCTCTCTACAATTGCGCCTGTTTTTTGCTGTAACTTTATCAGCCAGCCTTATGCTGGCTGATAGTCGTTTAGATGCTTTCTCAAATGTTCGCTATCTATTAAACAGCGTGGTTGCCCCTATTCAGTATGCAGCCAACTTGCCTCGCACTATGTTCGATGGTGTATACGACCGTTTTAGTACCCGTAAAGTGCTAGTCGAATCTAACCATAATATTAAACGAGAAGTCTTACGGTTGAAGAGTGAGCTGATTCTGCTTGACCAATATCAAGAAGAAAATAAGCGCCTTCGTAAACTGTTAGGATCGCCGTTTATCCGTGATGAGAAGAAAGTTGTCACAGAAGTGATGGCAGTCGACACTTCACCATACCGTCATCAAGTCGTGATCGACAAAGGTCAGATTGATGGGGTGTATGAAGGGCAGCCGGTGATTAACGAGAAAGGCATTGTCGGCCAAGTGACGTTTGTTGCTGCTCACAATAGCCGTGTTCTACTGCTTATTGATGCAAACAACGCAATTCCTGTGCAAGTTATTCGAAACGATATTCGGGTGATAGCTTCGGGTAATGGCATGATGGATGAGATTCAGCTAGAGCACATTCCAACCAGCACCGATATCCAACAAGAAGATCTATTAGTGACGTCTGGTTTGGGTGGGGTTTATCCTGAAGGGTATCCAGTGGCTCATGTTTCTTCGGTTGACTACGACCCGAAACGCGAGTTTGCCGTTATTAAAGCAGAGCCAGTGGTTGAGTTTGATAAGCTCAGATACTTGCTTCTTGTATGGCCTGATGAAAACAAACAGATGAAAGCAGAGCAATCCAGCATTGAACAAGTATTGTTAGAGGGTGAAGATGGCCAATAG